The following are encoded together in the Cynocephalus volans isolate mCynVol1 chromosome 4, mCynVol1.pri, whole genome shotgun sequence genome:
- the LOC134376596 gene encoding LOW QUALITY PROTEIN: olfactory receptor 5G9-like (The sequence of the model RefSeq protein was modified relative to this genomic sequence to represent the inferred CDS: substituted 1 base at 1 genomic stop codon) encodes MADENYTRITEFIFIGLKYHPGLKVFLFLLFLLFYLITMTGNLGMIILIRIDSRLHTPMYFFLSHLSFVDICFSAVVGPKMLTDFFAERKVISFLGCVLQQWFFGFFVAIECLLLASMAYDRYVAICNPLLYSVAMSXRLCLQLVVGPYAVGFLNTMTHTTAAFRLPFCHSNVINHFFCDMSPLLSLVCADTWINKLLVFMVAGAVLVVGSLTIIISYFYILVTILRIRSADGRHKAFSTCSSHLTAVSILYGTLFFIYVRPGAIFSLDLNKVVSVLYTAVIPVLNPVIYSLRNKEVTPAKSRIITQRKFFITN; translated from the coding sequence ATGGCTGATGAAAATTATACAAGGATCACAGAATTTATTTTCATAGGCTTAAAGTACCATCCTgggctgaaagttttccttttcttgctctttctgcttttttaCCTCATTACCATGACAGGAAATTTGGGCATGATTATTCTCATCCGGATTGATTCCCGCCTTCACACACCCATGTACTTTTTTCTCAGCCACCTGTCCTTTGTGGACATCTGCTTCTCCGCAGTTGTGGGCCCCAAGATGCTCACTGACTTCTTCGCTGAAAGGAAAGTCATCTCCTTCCTGGGATGTGTTTTGCAGCAGTGGTTCTTTGGGTTCTTTGTAGCCATTGAGTGTCTTCTCTTAGCGtccatggcctatgaccgctatgtggccatctgtaacCCATTATTGTATTCAGTTGCTATGTCCTAGAGGCTCTGCCTACAGCTGGTGGTGGGTCCCTATGCTGTTGGGTTCCTAAACACCATGACTCACACGACAGCTGCTTTTCGACTTCCCTTTTGTCATTCTAATGTTATCAATCATTTCTTCTGTGACATGtctccccttctttctcttgtctgtgCTGACACCTGGATCAATAAATTGTTAGTTTTTATGGTGGCTGGAGCCGTACTAGTCGTCGGCAGTCTGACCATTATAATCTCCTATTTTTATATCCTCGTGACCATCCTGAGGATTCGCTCTGCTGATGGGAGGCACAAAGCCTTTTCCACCTGCTCTTCCCACCTGACAGCTGTTTCCATCTTGTATGGGACTCTCTTTTTCATCTATGTACGGCCAGGTGCCATATTTTCTCTGGACCTCAATAAAGTGGTGTCGGTGTTGTACACAGCAGTAATCCCCGTGCTGAATCCTGTAATCTACAGCTTGAGAAATAAGGAAGTGACACCTGCCAAGAGTAGGATTATCACCCAGAGGAAATTTTTCATTACAAATTAA
- the LOC134376798 gene encoding olfactory receptor 5G9-like: MADENYTRVTEFIFTGLNYHPQLQVFLFLLFLSFYIINLTGNLGMIILIRIDSHLHTPMYFFLSHLSFVDICFSSVVSPKMLTDFFVKRKAISFLGCALQQWFFGFFVAAECFLLASMAYDRYVAICNPLLYSVAMCQRLCIQLVVGPYVIGFMNTMTHTTNAFRLPFCGPNVINHFFCDMSPLLSLVCADTRLNKLVVFIVAGAMGVFSGLTILVSYIYILTAILRICSAHGRRKAFSTCSSHLTAVSILYGTLFFIYVRPSASFSLDLNKVVSVFYTAVIPMLNPLIYSLRNREVKDALHRTVTKSKFCKA; this comes from the coding sequence ATGGCCGATGAAAACTACACGAGGGTCACCGAGTTCATTTTCACAGGCTTGAATTACCATCCCCAGTTGCAGGTCTTTCTCTTCCTGCTCTTTCTGAGTTTCTACATCATCAATCTAACTGGAAACTTGGGCATGATTATTCTTATCCGGATCGACTCCCACCTTCACACACCCATGTACTTTTTTCTCAGCCACCTGTCCTTTGTGGACATTTGCTTTTCCTCGGTCGTAAGCCCCAAGATGCTAACTGACTTCTTTGTGAAGAGGAAAGCCATCTCCTTCCTGGGCTGTGCTTTGCAGCAGTGGTTCTTTGGGTTCTTTGTGGCAGCAGAGTGTTTCCTCTTAGCGtccatggcctatgaccgctatgtggccatctgtaacCCACTATTGTATTCAGTTGCCATGTGCCAGAGACTTTGCATTCAGCTAGTGGTGGGTCCCTATGTCATTGGGTTCATGAACACCATGACTCATACAACAAATGCATTTCGTCTTCCTTTCTGTGGCCCTAATGTCATCAATCATTTCTTCTGTGACATGTCCCCTCTGCTCTCCCTTGTATGTGCTGATACCAGGCTCAATAAGTTGGTAGTTTTCATTGTAGCTGGAGCTATGGGGGTCTTCAGTGGTCTGACTATCCTGGTCTCCTACATTTACATCCTCACTGCCATCCTGAGGATCTGCTCTGCTCATGGGAGGCGCAAAGCATTCTCCACCTGCTCTTCTCACCTGACAGCCGTCTCCATCCTGTATGGTACgcttttctttatttatgtaCGGCCTAGTGCAAGTTTCTCCCTGGACCTCAATAAAGTGGTGTCTGTGTTCTACACTGCAGTGATCCCCATGTTGAACCCACTTATCTATAGCTTGAGAAACAGGGAGGTCAAAGATGCCCTCCACAGGACTGTCACTAAGAGTAAGTTTTGCAAGGCTTAA